The genomic interval GGAGCAGGAAAGTTTGTTAACTCTGCCAGATTTTGAGGCGATGTGGGCATGCCTGAATGAGGTAGAAGGGCTGGTCTTTTACAATTCTGGTGAACCTGCGGGTGCCAGCCAGCGCCACAAACACTTGCAGCTCGTTCCCTTTCCCCTGGCTCCAGGTGTGCTAAAAATTCCGCTGGAGCCTGTATTGGAAACTGCCAGATCCCCCAATTCGGTTGAAACAATCCCAATCTTTCCGTTCAAGCATGCTCTGATTTGGTTTGCATCCCCACCTCCAGAGTCACCCCTGAGAAGTGCGAAATTAACCCTTGATAACTACTACAGGCTGTTGCATGCAGTCGATTTACATCCCCCAGGAGACATCAGTCCCAGCTGGCAACCCTCTCCTTATAACCTGCTGATTACGCGGGAATGGATGCTAATGGTGCCGCGATCGCAGTCCCACTTTGAAGGTATCCCAGTTAATTCCCTGGGATTTGTGGGCGCACTCCTGGTTCGCAATCAGCCCCAGTTGCAATTTCTTAAAGAGGGGGGACCCCTTTGGATTTTGCAGAATGTTGCCGTAATGGGGGAATGGGATGGGGAGAAGAGTGTTGAATTAAGAACTGAGAATTGAGAATTATAAATTGATTCTGACTCCCCATTCCCTACTCCCCACTCCCTACTCCCTATTTTCCCTCGCGGGTAATGGTTCCGGTTTCACCTTCACCGTTTGAGTTTGTCCGTTGCGGTTCACGGTTATTTCTAGCGTATTTCCCAGGGTGGTGGCTTCTACCTGCTGTTGCACCTGACGAGAGGTTTGAACGGCTGTACCGTTAATCCCTGCAATCAAGTCTCCTGGACGCAGACCCGCACGAGCCGCGGGGGCATTACGCTGAACAGCAATAATGACGACACCTTTATCTTGAGTAATTTTGAGTCCAGCATCACTCTGGTTAATTTGATCGCGGAT from Kovacikia minuta CCNUW1 carries:
- a CDS encoding ATP adenylyltransferase family protein; translation: MAEKQSPSRETLLQKPGILWTRTKAQTAHALQCGALQPIPTRYEFVEQDGVSFFVRIADLALKDQDRKRQDAFAVSGKEQNPFLPYDENLFVTDISDTHVCLLNKFNVVDYHLLIITRAFEEQESLLTLPDFEAMWACLNEVEGLVFYNSGEPAGASQRHKHLQLVPFPLAPGVLKIPLEPVLETARSPNSVETIPIFPFKHALIWFASPPPESPLRSAKLTLDNYYRLLHAVDLHPPGDISPSWQPSPYNLLITREWMLMVPRSQSHFEGIPVNSLGFVGALLVRNQPQLQFLKEGGPLWILQNVAVMGEWDGEKSVELRTEN